In Paenibacillus sp. G2S3, a single window of DNA contains:
- a CDS encoding iron ABC transporter permease, protein MKKNRKLDDRTTVIPNLRGKSYFGLFLLLGILLLLLSVAASISFGSASMSLKMAWTALFNFDPELTEHQIIHALRIPRTAADIIAGMCLAVAGAVMQGYTRNPLADSGLMGVNAGAALAMAVTLVFLPGQLQTTTLLVSFIGAGLGSGLTYLAASMNRSGMTPQRLVLAGISITMLFGAVGSFISLNYGIGRALAYWTSGSVAGATWMEIKLVIPWFLGGLALSLFIARSITVLNLGEEIAKGFGQRIVLVKMIATLAVLLLAGVAVALVGPIGFVGLIIPHIMRFFVGVDYRYIIPASAIYGGALMVVADIAGRLINRPAETALGIIFAMIGVPFFLLIASKERRAFK, encoded by the coding sequence ATGAAAAAAAATAGAAAGCTAGATGATAGAACAACTGTTATCCCTAATTTAAGAGGGAAATCGTATTTCGGTCTGTTTTTACTCTTAGGGATATTGCTGCTGCTGCTTTCAGTAGCAGCTTCTATCTCTTTTGGTTCTGCTTCCATGAGCCTGAAGATGGCATGGACAGCGCTTTTTAATTTTGATCCTGAACTGACCGAGCATCAGATTATTCATGCCCTTCGTATTCCGCGTACGGCGGCTGATATTATTGCGGGCATGTGTCTCGCGGTAGCAGGAGCGGTTATGCAAGGCTATACGCGAAATCCCTTAGCCGATTCGGGATTAATGGGAGTAAATGCAGGAGCTGCTCTTGCAATGGCCGTTACATTAGTTTTCCTTCCAGGGCAATTGCAGACGACAACCTTGCTAGTTAGCTTTATTGGCGCAGGACTTGGTTCAGGATTAACGTATCTTGCTGCTTCAATGAATCGTTCAGGAATGACACCTCAACGATTGGTGCTAGCTGGAATATCAATTACAATGCTATTTGGAGCTGTGGGATCATTTATCTCATTAAACTATGGAATTGGTCGTGCCCTTGCTTATTGGACTTCGGGTAGTGTGGCTGGAGCAACATGGATGGAAATTAAGCTAGTTATTCCTTGGTTTTTAGGTGGGCTGGCTTTATCATTATTCATTGCACGCTCTATCACTGTTTTAAACTTGGGGGAAGAGATTGCGAAAGGCTTCGGGCAACGGATCGTTCTCGTTAAGATGATAGCTACGCTTGCGGTCCTTTTACTAGCGGGTGTAGCTGTTGCACTTGTAGGGCCAATCGGCTTTGTAGGGTTGATTATACCGCATATCATGCGTTTTTTTGTAGGTGTAGATTATCGTTATATTATTCCGGCATCAGCCATTTACGGTGGCGCACTTATGGTTGTGGCAGATATTGCAGGAAGGCTGATTAATCGTCCGGCAGAGACAGCACTGGGCATTATTTTTGCAATGATTGGTGTTCCTTTCTTCTTGCTAATTGCGAGCAAAGAGAGGAGAGCCTTCAAATGA
- a CDS encoding iron ABC transporter permease: protein MNVVKSHKATIWILSLIILLIAGAILSLNMGKVSLNPLEVFKVLLGQGPEEHNLVVYKFRLPRIVLAILVGFGMALAGAVMQALLRNDLADPGMLGISSGSGLMVLLIISTVSIQGTAITLLLPSMAFLGGLLAAALIYILAYRKRRMISSTRLVLTGVAINMGFSALSLFLTLKLDDQKYEFAQRWQAGYLWGDKWSYISLLAPWVLLLFAYILSNFRTLNVLVLGNEISIGLGVAVKKKFLRLAIAAVGIASGCVALGGSIFFIGLISPHVARKLVGHDYKVLLPTSALIGALLLLVADTIARTVSFKSDIPAGIIVTMLSVPYFLYLLMRSK, encoded by the coding sequence ATGAATGTTGTTAAATCGCATAAGGCTACAATATGGATTCTTTCTCTCATAATACTGCTTATTGCAGGAGCTATTCTTAGTCTTAATATGGGAAAGGTATCTCTGAACCCACTTGAAGTATTTAAAGTATTGCTTGGACAAGGTCCAGAGGAGCATAATCTCGTTGTTTATAAGTTTCGTCTTCCTCGGATCGTATTAGCGATACTCGTTGGATTTGGGATGGCACTGGCAGGTGCAGTTATGCAGGCGTTGCTGCGCAATGATCTGGCTGATCCCGGCATGCTTGGTATTAGCTCAGGTTCAGGTCTTATGGTGTTGCTGATTATCTCAACTGTAAGCATTCAAGGCACCGCTATAACATTATTACTGCCGTCTATGGCATTCTTAGGTGGTTTGCTGGCAGCAGCTCTGATCTATATTCTAGCCTATAGAAAACGTCGTATGATTTCTTCTACACGACTTGTCTTGACTGGTGTTGCGATCAATATGGGGTTTAGTGCGCTGTCGTTATTCCTAACTTTAAAGCTTGATGATCAGAAGTATGAGTTTGCGCAGCGTTGGCAAGCAGGATATTTATGGGGGGACAAGTGGTCTTATATCAGTTTGCTGGCACCTTGGGTATTGCTGCTATTCGCATATATTCTTTCCAATTTTAGGACATTGAACGTCTTGGTGCTAGGCAACGAAATTTCGATAGGATTAGGAGTCGCTGTAAAGAAGAAATTTTTGCGTCTGGCGATTGCGGCTGTAGGCATTGCTTCTGGCTGTGTAGCGCTCGGGGGCTCGATCTTCTTTATTGGATTGATTAGTCCGCATGTGGCGCGCAAGCTGGTAGGTCACGACTACAAAGTACTTCTACCAACTTCTGCACTTATTGGTGCACTATTGCTGCTTGTAGCGGATACGATTGCTCGAACGGTCAGCTTTAAGTCGGATATTCCCGCAGGGATTATTGTAACAATGCTGAGTGTGCCTTACTTCCTATATCTATTGATGCGTTCAAAATAA
- a CDS encoding phosphatidylinositol kinase, whose translation MESNTNFHQQVCWNCMNKYVGVTMTDGQSFDGFIAHVDQNYVTLAVPSNEMVEQMSGMPTKESAYRQFGFRPGFYPRRRFYPRRIPFYGISDLFLLPFFI comes from the coding sequence ATGGAATCAAATACAAATTTTCATCAACAGGTCTGTTGGAATTGTATGAACAAATACGTTGGTGTTACAATGACTGACGGTCAATCATTTGATGGCTTTATTGCTCATGTGGATCAAAATTATGTTACCCTTGCGGTTCCAAGCAATGAAATGGTTGAACAAATGAGCGGAATGCCTACAAAAGAATCGGCGTATAGACAATTTGGCTTCCGTCCAGGCTTTTACCCAAGACGCCGCTTCTATCCACGACGCATTCCTTTTTACGGAATAAGCGATTTGTTTTTGCTTCCGTTCTTTATCTAA
- a CDS encoding site-2 protease family protein, whose protein sequence is MPQNEQKKNSSSPWKWLGGGAAMLLFKGKAILSLLKIGKIAGPLISMMISIWAYALIYPWGFAVGFVLLLLVHELGHVIAAKRIGLPVSAPLFIPFLGALITMKKQPLDAQTEAYIAFGGPILGTIGATAVFGAAYYMDSPLLYSLAYIGFLLNLINLLPIHPLDGGRIATAVTRWLWLVGLVGGLAIIIYMRSILFFIIWALFAYDLYNKYVKRRTNNRLYSVTNSFLIPVEPLRDAGYMIPGPEHRRDLPFTTYSDLDRQQYVGVRWDQLNYIGRATLPQQCIIEKVRISQLEPVTLENGLHLKMNCDISYSVYENDKYYDVPASSRWKYGIAYFVLAGFLAGMMYMVHAVGNVNL, encoded by the coding sequence TTGCCGCAAAATGAGCAGAAAAAGAATTCTTCCTCGCCATGGAAATGGTTAGGGGGCGGGGCGGCGATGCTCCTGTTTAAAGGAAAGGCGATTTTGTCCCTTCTGAAAATAGGTAAAATTGCCGGACCGTTAATTTCAATGATGATTTCGATATGGGCGTATGCTTTGATTTATCCTTGGGGGTTTGCCGTGGGTTTTGTCCTGCTCTTGCTAGTCCATGAATTAGGACATGTAATAGCAGCGAAACGAATCGGGCTTCCAGTCAGCGCTCCACTGTTTATCCCTTTTTTGGGAGCTTTAATTACAATGAAAAAACAGCCGCTGGATGCCCAGACGGAAGCTTATATTGCTTTTGGAGGTCCGATCTTAGGAACCATTGGGGCTACAGCCGTTTTTGGGGCGGCTTATTATATGGATAGTCCACTTCTCTATTCCTTGGCTTATATTGGTTTTTTACTTAATTTGATCAACTTGCTGCCGATTCACCCGCTTGACGGTGGCCGTATTGCTACTGCGGTTACGCGTTGGCTGTGGCTTGTGGGTCTAGTGGGCGGTTTAGCCATCATCATCTATATGCGTTCGATCTTATTCTTTATTATTTGGGCATTATTTGCTTATGATCTGTACAACAAATATGTTAAGAGACGTACAAACAATCGCCTTTATTCTGTAACCAACAGTTTCTTAATTCCAGTGGAACCACTCAGAGATGCAGGCTACATGATTCCAGGACCTGAGCATAGAAGAGATTTACCTTTTACCACTTACAGTGATTTGGATAGACAGCAGTATGTTGGGGTGAGATGGGATCAACTGAACTACATTGGTAGAGCTACACTTCCGCAGCAATGCATAATTGAAAAGGTACGGATCTCGCAGCTAGAGCCTGTGACCCTGGAGAATGGGCTTCATCTTAAGATGAATTGTGATATCAGCTATTCAGTCTACGAGAATGATAAGTATTACGATGTGCCAGCCAGCTCACGCTGGAAATACGGTATTGCTTATTTTGTATTAGCTGGATTTCTGGCAGGAATGATGTATATGGTTCATGCCGTTGGAAATGTGAATCTTTAA
- a CDS encoding GNAT family N-acetyltransferase — protein sequence MAAEILRVTTEEQLQMGLDIRTKVFVEEQMVPAEEEIDEYDVIGPNAHHILIIDEGVPVATGRLIYYKAGTAKMQRIAVLKDYRVKGYGRVLLLAMEELARELGLEASILDAQCQAENFYKKLGYEVISTEPFYDAGILHVRMQKTL from the coding sequence ATGGCGGCAGAAATCTTACGGGTAACTACAGAGGAACAGCTTCAAATGGGGCTGGATATTCGTACCAAAGTATTTGTAGAGGAACAAATGGTACCAGCTGAGGAAGAAATTGATGAATACGATGTTATCGGTCCGAATGCGCACCATATTCTAATTATAGATGAAGGTGTACCTGTGGCTACGGGAAGATTGATTTATTACAAAGCAGGTACCGCCAAAATGCAGCGTATCGCCGTCCTGAAAGATTATCGAGTCAAAGGATACGGACGTGTTCTGTTGCTAGCTATGGAAGAACTTGCTCGGGAACTTGGACTGGAAGCTTCGATTCTTGATGCACAGTGCCAAGCTGAGAATTTCTACAAAAAGCTAGGTTATGAAGTGATTTCTACGGAACCTTTTTATGACGCAGGTATTCTACATGTACGGATGCAGAAAACGCTTTAA
- a CDS encoding DUF3892 domain-containing protein, producing the protein MSNNERESFVAVQKNGDGDLTSFQTSTGRVLAYDQALQEVEAGNIAGVNAFKGKDGGTYIRGDADGDPTNNLDNLPSFS; encoded by the coding sequence GTGTCAAATAACGAACGCGAAAGTTTCGTAGCCGTACAGAAAAATGGAGACGGAGATTTAACGAGTTTCCAGACCTCTACAGGACGTGTCCTGGCGTATGACCAAGCGCTTCAAGAAGTGGAGGCCGGAAATATTGCCGGAGTGAATGCTTTTAAAGGTAAAGATGGAGGAACTTATATTCGCGGCGATGCGGATGGGGACCCAACCAACAATTTGGACAATCTTCCGAGTTTCTCATAG
- a CDS encoding MBL fold metallo-hydrolase encodes MSLSLQMLGTGNAFAKNYFNNNGLLVADDYTLLIDCGITAPLAVHTIGKSFCDVNATLITHIHADHVGGLEELALTLKHVYGKKMRLHLPETLVEPLWNNTLKGGLYQKDAVTSLTDVFEVTPMKPGITYKLAPSLSLEIIHTPHIPGKDSYSLLINNEIFYSADMTFQPDLLISLVRERGIRMILHDCQLGGSGVVHTTLEELMSLPEDVRRIIKLMHYSDEQPQFVGLTGELEFIEQHVIYKL; translated from the coding sequence ATGAGTCTGAGCCTACAAATGCTAGGAACTGGCAACGCTTTTGCAAAAAACTATTTTAACAATAATGGCTTGCTAGTAGCTGATGATTATACCCTACTGATTGATTGCGGGATTACAGCTCCGCTTGCCGTGCATACCATTGGAAAATCCTTCTGTGACGTGAACGCTACTCTAATTACGCATATCCACGCGGATCATGTAGGCGGTCTGGAAGAACTAGCGCTCACGCTAAAGCACGTGTACGGGAAAAAAATGAGATTACATTTACCTGAGACGCTTGTTGAGCCTCTATGGAATAACACCTTAAAGGGTGGATTATATCAAAAAGATGCTGTAACATCCTTGACCGATGTCTTCGAGGTTACACCTATGAAACCCGGAATTACGTACAAGCTCGCTCCATCCCTTTCGCTCGAGATCATACATACGCCGCATATTCCAGGCAAAGATAGCTATTCCCTTCTAATAAATAACGAAATTTTCTACAGTGCAGATATGACTTTTCAGCCGGATCTACTTATAAGCCTTGTACGCGAGCGCGGCATCCGAATGATTCTGCATGACTGCCAGCTTGGTGGATCAGGTGTTGTTCACACTACCCTGGAAGAGTTAATGTCTTTACCTGAAGATGTTCGACGAATCATCAAGCTTATGCATTATAGCGATGAACAACCTCAATTCGTCGGGCTTACAGGAGAGTTGGAGTTTATAGAGCAGCACGTAATTTATAAACTCTGA
- a CDS encoding copper amine oxidase: MNRWKKVTLCVFAFSLMGGSLLFADSVSKKIRVWNNGTEIVDGGYLIDGKTYIPAREAGGVVNWDGSGKVTILKPNVHIVLFKDNTVFGNVNVGKLKIKILTQVDSLTEEVSAVKVAITDPSGNVKDIQSQELEGSQKDNFWFPTSEFTYDFKETGKYRVGFYMKASKNADYVLVSEKVITALN, from the coding sequence ATGAATAGATGGAAAAAAGTCACTTTATGTGTGTTTGCTTTTTCCTTGATGGGTGGCTCCTTATTGTTTGCCGATTCTGTGAGTAAGAAAATCAGGGTATGGAACAACGGGACGGAAATTGTGGACGGCGGTTATTTGATTGATGGAAAAACATATATTCCCGCTAGAGAAGCAGGCGGGGTTGTGAATTGGGATGGATCTGGAAAAGTGACGATTCTTAAGCCTAATGTTCATATTGTTCTTTTTAAGGATAATACGGTTTTTGGTAACGTAAACGTAGGCAAGCTTAAGATTAAGATATTAACCCAAGTAGATAGCTTAACAGAAGAAGTTTCAGCTGTGAAAGTAGCCATAACGGACCCATCTGGTAACGTTAAGGATATTCAGTCGCAGGAGCTTGAAGGCTCGCAGAAGGATAATTTCTGGTTTCCGACCTCGGAGTTTACTTATGATTTTAAAGAAACCGGCAAATATCGGGTAGGCTTCTACATGAAAGCTTCCAAAAATGCGGATTACGTTCTTGTGTCAGAAAAGGTAATTACAGCTCTTAATTAA
- a CDS encoding DUF1292 domain-containing protein → MSDHKHEHGEACGCGHDHDHEHEEFVLTLTNEQGEDVEMVLVETFDIGEKLYALLLEKENPEADGIILRMEEEDEEMVLYNIEDEEEWKAVEEAYNNLLAQQE, encoded by the coding sequence ATGAGCGATCACAAACATGAGCATGGTGAAGCATGCGGTTGCGGGCATGATCACGACCATGAGCACGAGGAGTTTGTGCTGACCTTGACGAACGAGCAGGGCGAAGATGTAGAAATGGTATTGGTTGAAACTTTCGACATCGGTGAGAAACTATACGCGCTGCTGTTAGAAAAGGAAAATCCTGAAGCGGATGGCATTATTCTGCGTATGGAAGAAGAAGACGAAGAAATGGTATTGTACAATATCGAAGATGAAGAAGAATGGAAAGCTGTTGAAGAAGCTTACAACAATCTGCTTGCTCAGCAAGAATAG
- a CDS encoding aminotransferase class I/II-fold pyridoxal phosphate-dependent enzyme, producing MNQHRTPLFTALKKHAAGNPVQFHIPGHKKGLGTDAEFREFIGDNALSIDLINIAPLDDLHQPTGVIQEAQKLAAKAFGADYTYFSVQGTSNAIMTMILSVCSPGDKIIVPRNIHKSVMSAIIFSGAKPVFVSPVQDENLGIDHGITTSSLERALRRHPDAKGVLVINPTYFGVCADLRSIVDLAHRYGVPVLVDEAHGVLIHFHEDLPVSAMQAGADIAATSVHKLGGSMTQSSVLNLNAKTGLINPQRVQTIMSMLTTTSTSYILLASLDTSRRNLALNGHEMAERTIRLSNYARETINTIEGLYSFGKEILGTEATFDHDPTKLNIHVRHLGITGYETENWLREKYNIEVELSDMYNILCLITPGDTQESVDKLLAALRVLSAIHYSKGEIYELKVQVPEIPQLALIPRDAFYADTQLVPFRESAGYIIAEFIYVYPPGIPILLPGEVITQDNIDYIIDHVEIGLPVKGPEDRSITNIKVIVEADPIS from the coding sequence ATGAATCAACACCGTACTCCCCTCTTCACAGCTTTAAAAAAGCATGCCGCCGGCAATCCCGTTCAATTCCATATTCCGGGGCATAAGAAGGGGCTAGGAACCGATGCCGAATTCCGTGAGTTTATCGGCGATAACGCTCTATCCATCGATCTAATCAACATCGCACCGCTTGATGATCTACATCAGCCAACTGGAGTAATCCAGGAAGCTCAGAAGCTGGCTGCGAAGGCTTTCGGCGCCGACTATACGTATTTTAGCGTACAGGGCACGAGCAATGCCATCATGACGATGATCCTCTCTGTCTGCTCACCGGGTGATAAAATAATTGTGCCGCGTAACATTCACAAATCAGTAATGTCGGCCATTATTTTCTCCGGAGCCAAGCCTGTGTTTGTCTCGCCTGTTCAGGATGAGAATCTCGGGATAGATCACGGCATAACGACCAGTTCGCTGGAACGAGCGTTAAGGCGTCATCCAGACGCCAAAGGAGTTCTAGTAATCAATCCCACGTACTTCGGTGTATGCGCCGACCTGCGTTCGATTGTCGACCTGGCTCACCGTTACGGTGTACCCGTACTGGTGGACGAGGCACATGGAGTACTGATTCATTTTCACGAGGATCTGCCGGTATCGGCCATGCAGGCCGGAGCGGACATAGCTGCCACTAGTGTGCATAAACTTGGCGGCTCCATGACGCAAAGCTCGGTACTGAATCTGAATGCTAAGACGGGTCTGATTAACCCGCAACGGGTACAGACCATTATGAGCATGCTGACTACAACATCCACCTCATATATTTTACTAGCGTCTTTAGATACATCAAGACGCAATCTCGCGCTGAACGGTCATGAAATGGCGGAAAGAACCATCAGACTGTCTAACTACGCACGCGAAACGATCAATACGATCGAAGGCCTGTACAGCTTTGGAAAAGAAATCCTTGGGACAGAAGCAACATTTGATCATGACCCAACTAAGCTCAACATTCATGTGCGCCATTTAGGGATCACAGGTTACGAAACCGAAAACTGGCTACGCGAGAAGTACAACATCGAAGTAGAACTAAGTGACATGTATAATATTCTTTGCCTTATTACCCCAGGTGATACCCAAGAATCAGTAGATAAATTATTAGCTGCACTTCGGGTGTTATCCGCCATTCATTATAGCAAGGGTGAAATCTACGAACTTAAGGTTCAGGTTCCAGAAATTCCACAGCTTGCTCTGATTCCAAGGGACGCTTTTTATGCGGATACGCAGTTAGTTCCATTCCGTGAATCTGCTGGCTACATTATTGCAGAGTTTATATATGTATATCCGCCTGGGATTCCTATTCTTCTCCCTGGCGAAGTTATCACTCAGGATAACATCGATTATATTATTGACCATGTGGAGATCGGACTTCCGGTTAAAGGTCCTGAAGATCGCAGCATCACTAACATAAAAGTAATTGTTGAAGCCGATCCTATTTCCTAA
- a CDS encoding MFS transporter, producing the protein MSTKAAQRTHISLTSPFIMEMWVIIFLVEFVKGSLLVALLPVYMENILGLSVTVVGFAFALQYLGDNLFRSPSGWVMERIGFRWTMTSALLLILVAVGMIIYAKTAVTLSIACLILGIGTSPLWPCVMTGITELAGSTKSGSSGAAMGAVEMASLAGTGIGPIVVNFLMDHGGQSYRVAFLVLLGCAAVVVVVALFLPKRISTSGAHAVVRDMQGLGGAIERKKISPLESIKRTLHQVRTTLKVSRLLYPALFLQAFAIGLMTPVVTLFARTELHVSPNQFSLLLIAGGGITVLALIPAGKLVDRIGTTAFLNIGFLLAAFSLALFSQVRWLPLAFVAVALVGISYALILPAWNAFLAKQVPKGERGTVWGLFLTLQGSGMVAGPVISGRLWDHVGHGVPFLASAIVMLLLFGLHLLIVHRTKLKFKAS; encoded by the coding sequence ATGTCCACGAAAGCTGCGCAACGTACACATATCAGTTTGACGTCGCCATTTATCATGGAGATGTGGGTAATTATTTTTTTAGTTGAATTTGTGAAAGGGTCACTACTTGTCGCTTTGTTACCCGTGTATATGGAGAATATTTTGGGCCTATCTGTTACAGTAGTAGGCTTTGCCTTTGCACTCCAGTATTTGGGGGATAATCTATTCCGCAGTCCTTCTGGCTGGGTCATGGAACGCATAGGATTTCGCTGGACCATGACAAGCGCCTTGTTGTTGATCCTAGTAGCTGTTGGGATGATAATATATGCCAAAACAGCAGTTACGCTCTCGATTGCCTGTCTTATTCTTGGAATCGGGACATCCCCGCTTTGGCCTTGTGTGATGACCGGAATAACCGAATTGGCGGGATCTACTAAAAGCGGCAGCAGTGGTGCAGCTATGGGGGCAGTTGAGATGGCCTCGCTCGCAGGAACGGGAATCGGTCCGATTGTAGTAAATTTTTTGATGGATCATGGGGGACAAAGCTATCGTGTAGCTTTTTTAGTCCTGCTAGGATGTGCTGCTGTAGTAGTTGTGGTTGCCCTATTTCTACCTAAGAGAATCTCGACAAGTGGAGCTCATGCAGTTGTAAGGGACATGCAGGGGCTCGGCGGAGCAATTGAGCGTAAAAAAATCAGTCCATTAGAGAGTATAAAAAGAACACTACATCAGGTCAGAACGACGCTTAAAGTCAGTCGCCTACTATATCCGGCCTTATTTCTTCAGGCTTTTGCCATTGGCTTGATGACCCCTGTTGTTACCTTGTTTGCACGTACGGAGCTGCATGTTAGTCCAAATCAGTTTAGCCTACTTCTGATTGCAGGTGGTGGGATTACGGTGCTCGCGCTTATTCCAGCAGGCAAGCTGGTAGACCGAATAGGAACAACAGCGTTTTTGAATATTGGCTTTTTGCTCGCCGCCTTTTCGCTTGCCCTGTTCTCACAGGTACGCTGGCTACCGCTTGCTTTTGTAGCGGTGGCATTGGTCGGTATAAGCTACGCGCTTATTCTCCCGGCATGGAATGCCTTTCTGGCTAAGCAAGTCCCTAAAGGGGAACGTGGGACTGTGTGGGGCCTATTCCTGACCCTGCAAGGCTCAGGAATGGTGGCAGGGCCGGTGATATCAGGGAGACTCTGGGATCATGTAGGTCATGGTGTCCCTTTCCTGGCAAGTGCAATTGTAATGCTGCTGCTCTTCGGGCTGCATCTGCTAATTGTGCATAGAACGAAGCTGAAATTTAAAGCTAGTTGA
- the gndA gene encoding NADP-dependent phosphogluconate dehydrogenase, whose protein sequence is MAKQQIGVIGLAVMGKNLALNIESKGFSVSVFNRSPEKTNDLLAEAEGKNLVGTFSVEEFVASLETPRKILIMVQAGKATDATIEQLLPHLDQGDIIIDGGNAYFPDTVRRSKYLEEKGFRFVGTGVSGGEEGALKGPSIMPGGQESAYKLVEPILTAISAKVGGEPCCTYIGPDGAGHYVKMVHNGIEYGDMQLICEAYQLLKDVLGLDAKELHSIFKEWNSGELDSYLIEITTDIFAQYDEETGKPMVDVILDSAGQKGTGKWTSQSSLDLGVPLSMITESVFSRFLSAMKDERVEASKVLNGPEATPFDGDKAEFIENVRKALFASKIVSYAQGFAQLRVASDEYGWDLKYGELAKIWRGGCIIRSRFLQNITDAYEKNADLKNLLLDPFFKDVMDNYQSAWRKVIASAVTMGVPVPGFSSALAYYDSYRTERLPANLLQAQRDYFGAHTFKRVDKEGVFHHNWMSAE, encoded by the coding sequence ATGGCAAAACAACAAATCGGCGTTATTGGCTTGGCGGTAATGGGCAAGAATTTGGCTCTAAATATCGAAAGCAAAGGTTTTTCCGTATCCGTGTTTAACCGCTCACCGGAGAAGACAAATGATCTTCTTGCTGAGGCGGAAGGTAAAAACCTCGTAGGCACATTTTCCGTTGAGGAATTTGTAGCTTCGCTGGAAACACCGCGCAAAATTCTGATCATGGTTCAGGCTGGTAAAGCTACTGATGCTACCATCGAGCAACTGCTGCCGCATCTTGATCAAGGCGACATTATTATCGACGGAGGAAATGCTTATTTCCCTGATACGGTTCGTCGCAGTAAATATCTGGAAGAAAAAGGTTTCCGCTTTGTTGGAACTGGCGTTTCCGGTGGCGAAGAAGGAGCACTTAAAGGACCTTCCATTATGCCTGGTGGTCAAGAAAGCGCATATAAGCTAGTAGAACCAATCCTAACGGCAATCTCAGCTAAAGTGGGCGGAGAGCCTTGCTGTACATATATCGGACCAGACGGTGCGGGACACTATGTTAAAATGGTGCACAACGGTATCGAATATGGTGATATGCAATTGATCTGTGAAGCTTACCAGTTGTTGAAAGACGTTCTAGGTCTGGATGCAAAAGAACTCCACAGCATTTTCAAAGAGTGGAATAGCGGTGAGCTCGACAGCTACCTGATCGAGATTACTACAGATATTTTTGCTCAGTATGATGAAGAAACTGGTAAACCAATGGTTGACGTGATCCTTGATTCCGCTGGCCAAAAGGGAACTGGTAAATGGACAAGCCAAAGCTCACTAGATCTTGGTGTACCTTTGTCCATGATTACCGAATCCGTATTCTCACGCTTCCTGTCTGCAATGAAGGATGAGCGTGTAGAAGCAAGCAAAGTGCTTAACGGACCAGAAGCTACACCATTTGATGGTGACAAAGCTGAATTCATCGAGAACGTGCGTAAAGCATTGTTCGCAAGTAAAATCGTATCCTATGCTCAAGGTTTCGCTCAACTTCGCGTAGCTTCCGACGAATATGGTTGGGATCTGAAATATGGCGAGTTGGCTAAAATTTGGCGCGGTGGCTGCATTATCCGTTCCCGTTTCCTACAAAACATCACGGATGCTTACGAGAAAAACGCAGATCTTAAGAACCTATTGCTTGATCCTTTCTTCAAGGATGTTATGGACAATTATCAATCCGCATGGCGTAAAGTTATCGCTTCAGCTGTAACGATGGGTGTTCCAGTACCTGGATTCTCCAGCGCATTGGCTTACTACGATAGCTATCGTACAGAAAGACTGCCTGCGAACCTGCTTCAGGCTCAACGCGATTACTTCGGCGCACACACGTTCAAACGTGTAGACAAAGAAGGCGTTTTCCACCACAACTGGATGTCTGCAGAATAA